The stretch of DNA CATTCTCGACCGTGCCGATATTCTGGAACAGGTTCTCGAACGCGCGACCATAATCGATCGACATCTTCACCGGAGTTTCCCAATCCTCCGACCGCTCGTAAACGCAGGCCCGGCGCAGCATCATGAACTTGGGCCGCGGCACTTGCGGATTGTCGGCGCAGGCTTTGCGGAACTTGTTCCCGAGATTGGCGACTTCCGCCATGGGGGAGGAGAGGGGGGTCGCCATGATATTCGCGCCCACCTTGAAGGCCCAGTCATAGGTCTGCGGATCGCGCGCCGCCACCCAGATCGGCGGATGCGGCTGCTGCAACGGCTTGGGCACCGAGGTTGCCGTGGGGAATTTCCAATACTCACCGTCATGGGCATAGTCGCCCTGCCACAGCTTCAGCACAGCCGGCACCAGCTCACGCAGATAGGCGCCGCCCAGCTGCTGCGGGATCCCTCCAGCCATGCGGTCGAACTCATACTGGTAAGCGCCGCGCGCAATGCCAAGCTCGAGCCGGCCATCGATCAGGTGATCGCAGAGAGCGGCTTCACCCGCCAGCCGGATCGGATCCCAATAGGGCGCGACGATCGTCGCTGTGCCGAGCCGCACCCGCTCCGTATGAGCCCCCCACCAGGTGAGGATCGAGAACGGCCCTGGCGCAATGGTGAATTCGATCGTGTGATGTTCCGGCGTCCACACGGTGACGAAGCCCCCTTCGTCCGCCATGCGCACCAGGGTCAAAACCTCGTTCTTGATCTGGGTCAGGTCCTCGGAGGGGCTGAACCGTTCCATGTGGAGTGAGAGCGAGAACTTCATGGATTCATCTCTTTCCTTGAGAAGATCGGGGCCTTAGCGCAGGCGAATGACGAAAGGATCCTGAGTGGCACCGGAATGGTCGATCACCACGTTCTTGAGCCGTGAGAACTCCCGCATGACCTCGAAGCCGCCACGCTTGCCATAGCCGCTTTCCTTGAAGCCGCCGGAGGGCGACATATACGCGGCGGAGCGATAGGTGTTGATCCACACCGTGCCGGCATCGACATTGCGGGCAAACCGCATTGCCCTGTCGATGTTCTGGGTCCAGATCCCCGCCGCAAGTCCATAATGAGTGTCATTGGCAAGCCGGATGAGCTCGTCCTCGTCGCGGAACGGCATCACGCCGACCACGGGACCGAAGATCTCGTCCCGCATGAAGCGCATCTCGTTCTTCGCATCGACCAGAACGGTTGGCTCGAAATACCACCCGCGGACGAGCGCCTCATCCTGGGGCCGCCGGCCACCCGCGGCGATCTTGGCGCCGTCCGCGACGCCATAGCTCACATAGGTTTCGACCTTCTCGAGCTGGGCCGCCAAAGCCAGTGGACCAAGCTCGGTGGCCTCATCCGCAGGGTGGCCGATCCGCACCCGTTTGGCGCGATCCGCCAGCCGTTCGATGAAATCCCTATAGACACGAGCCTCGACGAAACAGCGTGACCCCGCGATGCAGGTTTGCCCGCCGGCCGCGAACACGCCCGCGACCACGCCATTCACGGCCCGATCCAGATCGACGTCATCGAACACGACATGGGGCGACTTGCCGCCGAGTTCCATCTGGCACGGCACCAGATTGCCAGCCGCATTGGTTGCAATCCGGCGTCCGGTCGCTGTGCTGCCGGTGAACACGATCTTGGCAATGCCGGGATGCCGGGTGAGGGCCTCTCCCGCGGTCTTGCCATGGCCGGTCACCACATTCACCACACCGTCTGGAAAGCCCGCTTCCTGGATCAGCTCCGCAAGGGCGAGCGTCGAGGCGGATGTGTGCTCGGAGGGCTTGATCACCACCGTATTGCCGATGGCGAGACATGGCGCCAACGTGCCGGTGAGCAGCATCAGCGGCGAATTCCAGGGCGTGATCATGCCGATGACACCGAGCGGCTCCCGCAGGGTGAAGTTCAGCATATCGAGCTTGTTGACGGGGATGGTCTCGCCTTGCAG from Rhodoligotrophos sp. CJ14 encodes:
- a CDS encoding LLM class flavin-dependent oxidoreductase; translation: MKFSLSLHMERFSPSEDLTQIKNEVLTLVRMADEGGFVTVWTPEHHTIEFTIAPGPFSILTWWGAHTERVRLGTATIVAPYWDPIRLAGEAALCDHLIDGRLELGIARGAYQYEFDRMAGGIPQQLGGAYLRELVPAVLKLWQGDYAHDGEYWKFPTATSVPKPLQQPHPPIWVAARDPQTYDWAFKVGANIMATPLSSPMAEVANLGNKFRKACADNPQVPRPKFMMLRRACVYERSEDWETPVKMSIDYGRAFENLFQNIGTVENGFPERVSYDNVNNRQNYDPHAVREAMLFGTPDEVIEKLYAYEAAGVDEVCLGISFNNPFAMQKKTLELFIREVLPVFAERETEREREAAKARAKQTALAD
- a CDS encoding aldehyde dehydrogenase, producing MTLTERMIEGARLNHFINGKRTAPRSGQYLQSFDPTTGQPWYEAADGDAADVDAAVQAAQAALVDPAWRRMTQSARGKLVRRLAELVARDADTLARIEMRDNGKLLREMQAQLGAMPDTYHYFAGMADKLQGETIPVNKLDMLNFTLREPLGVIGMITPWNSPLMLLTGTLAPCLAIGNTVVIKPSEHTSASTLALAELIQEAGFPDGVVNVVTGHGKTAGEALTRHPGIAKIVFTGSTATGRRIATNAAGNLVPCQMELGGKSPHVVFDDVDLDRAVNGVVAGVFAAGGQTCIAGSRCFVEARVYRDFIERLADRAKRVRIGHPADEATELGPLALAAQLEKVETYVSYGVADGAKIAAGGRRPQDEALVRGWYFEPTVLVDAKNEMRFMRDEIFGPVVGVMPFRDEDELIRLANDTHYGLAAGIWTQNIDRAMRFARNVDAGTVWINTYRSAAYMSPSGGFKESGYGKRGGFEVMREFSRLKNVVIDHSGATQDPFVIRLR